One window of Amaranthus tricolor cultivar Red isolate AtriRed21 chromosome 11, ASM2621246v1, whole genome shotgun sequence genomic DNA carries:
- the LOC130827280 gene encoding probable pyridoxal 5'-phosphate synthase subunit PDX1, with translation MSGSGVVTLYGNGTLTETSTNTKSPFSVKVGLAQMLRGGVIMDVVTPEQARIAEEAGACAVMALERVPADIRAQGGVARMSDPQLIKDIKRAVTIPVMAKARIGHFVEAQILEAIGVDYVDESEVLTLADDENHINKHNFQIPFVCGCRNLGEALRRIREGAAMIRTKGEAGTGNVIEAVRHVRSVMGDIRVLRNMDDDEVFTFAKKISAPYDLVMQTKQLGRLPVVQFAAGGVATPADAALMMQLGCDGVFVGSGVFKSGDPSRRARAIVQAVTHYSDPGMLAEVSCGLGEAMVGINLNDEKVERYASRSE, from the coding sequence ATGTCAGGAAGCGGCGTAGTAACCCTATATGGAAACGGAACATTAACCGAAACCTCAACAAATACCAAATCCCCGTTCTCTGTCAAAGTGGGCCTCGCCCAAATGCTTCGTGGCGGCGTTATTATGGACGTCGTCACACCCGAACAAGCCAGAATTGCTGAAGAAGCCGGTGCATGTGCTGTTATGGCCCTCGAAAGAGTCCCCGCTGATATTCGGGCTCAAGGCGGTGTTGCCCGTATGTCGGATCCGCAACTCATCAAAGATATCAAACGGGCTGTAACCATACCCGTTATGGCTAAAGCCCGAATTGGCCATTTCGTCGAAGCTCAAATCCTTGAGGCAATTGGGGTTGATTATGTCGATGAATCCGAGGTTTTAACCTTAGCTGATGATGAAAATCATATCAATAAACACAATTTCCAAATTCCATTTGTTTGTGGATGTAGGAACTTGGGTGAAGCGCTTAGGAGGATCCGAGAAGGCGCGGCAATGATCCGAACCAAAGGAGAAGCGGGGACAGGTAATGTTATTGAAGCTGTAAGACATGTTAGGTCTGTAATGGGTGATATTCGGGTGCTCCGTAATATGGATGATGATGAGGTTTTTACCTTTGCAAAGAAGATTTCTGCTCCTTATGATTTGGTGATGCAAACAAAACAGCTTGGAAGGCTTCCTGTTGTGCAATTTGCTGCGGGTGGAGTTGCAACACCAGCAGATGCAGCTTTGATGATGCAATTGGGTTGTGATGGAGTGTTTGTCGGGTCGGGTGTGTTCAAAAGTGGGGATCCGAGTAGGAGGGCTAGAGCTATTGTTCAAGCGGTTACACATTATAGTGATCCAGGAATGTTGGCTGAGGTTAGTTGTGGATTAGGGGAAGCCATGGTTGGGATTAATTTAAATGATGAAAAGGTTGAGAGGTATGCTTCTCGCTCTGAGTGA
- the LOC130826463 gene encoding uncharacterized protein LOC130826463, with protein sequence MSAEFIALASASSEAEWLRNLMFEIPLLPKPISPVAIHADCMTGLGRAYSQVYNGKSRHIALRHSLVQGLITNGVITFDYVNTKLNVAGSFTKAMTRDSIKQASNRDEQGSRPFKVLKIKSRRALGVVSVSRGYAFIRSENLPI encoded by the exons ATGTCAGCGGAATTCATTGCTCTTGCTTCAGCATCTAGTGAAGCTGAGTGGTTAAggaatctcatgtttgagatacctttgTTACCTAAGCCAATTTCACCGGTGGCGATTCATGCGGATTGCATGACGGGTTTAGGTAGGGcttatagtcaagtgtataaTGGTAAGTCTCGTCATATTGCTCTCAGGCACAGCCTGGTGCAAGGACTTATCACTAATGGGGTCATAACTTTTGACTATGTGAACACTAAGTTGAATGTAGCCGGTTCTTTTACGAAAGCCATGACTAGGGATTCAATTAAACAAGCGTCAA ACCGTGATGAACAAGGTAGTCGTCCATTTAAAGTTCTCAAGATCAAGAGTAGAAGAGCTCTTGGTGTTGTATCCGTTTCAAGGGGATATGCTTTTATACGTAGTGAgaacctacctatataa